From Oryza sativa Japonica Group chromosome 4, ASM3414082v1, one genomic window encodes:
- the LOC4335808 gene encoding transcription factor E2FA isoform X3, with protein sequence MSSGGGRPPAAQHIVRSVRQRFVPLPPPLARAPFAAAPGDYHRFAAASRGGEIEEGIVIRRTPLKRKTPCGESEAAESSERMMTSPGFTEGVGSPLMTPVSGKTSRTTKSMAKFNKAGPQTPISNAGSPGNPSTPASSRYDNSLGLLTRKFINLLKQTQDGILDLNDAAKILDVWVRKRRIYDITNVLEGTGLIEKKLKNRIRWRGSDDSGTNLDSDISCLKTEVENLYIQEQALDRSISEIREKMEELTEDESNHRWLFVTEDDIKGLPCFQNEALIAIKGPRGTTVEVPDPDEAGDYLQRRYRILLRSTMGPIDIYLVSQYKKMEELGETATPPRHASVVEPPSIATEAGHSSKQTMPLNVQQDIQETPELNASRAFGRMKKITPSDVDGGRTHDHVIELKTASQFTHLKILMLH encoded by the exons ATGTCGTCGGGAGGAGGCCGTCCGCCGGCGGCGCAGCACATCGTGCGGTCGGTGCGGCAGCGGTtcgtgccgctgccgccgccgctggcgcggGCGCCCTTCGCGGCGGCCCCCGGCGATTACCACCGCTTCGCGGCGGCGTCCCGGGGCGGCGAGATCGAGGAGGGGATTGTCATCAGGAGGACACCC CTGAAAAGAAAAACTCCATGTGGAGAAAGTGAGGCTGCTGAGTCAAGTGAACGTATGATGACTAGCCCTGGGTTTACTGAAGGAGTTGGCAGCCCACTTATGACCCCAGTTTCTGGAAAAACTTCTAGGACAACCAAATCAATGGCTAAATTCAATAAAGCTGGACCTCAGACGCCTATATCCAATGCTG GTTCACCTGGAAATCCATCCACTCCTGCCAGTTCTCGCTATGACAATTCATTAG GACTATTGACCAGAAAATTCATTAATTTGCTCAAGCAGACTCAAGATGGCATTCTAGATTTGAATGATGCTGCAAAGATATTAGATGTATGG GTTCGGAAACGGCGCATATATGACATAACAAATGTACTGGAAGGAACAGGTTTGATAGAAAAGAAGCTTAAGAACAGAATCCGTTGGAG GGGTTCGGATGACTCAGGAACTAACCTTGATAGTGATATTTCATGTCTCAAG ACCGAAGTTGAAAACCTTTACATCCAGGAGCAAGCTTTAGATAGAAGTATAAG TGAAATACGGGAAAAGATGGAGGAGTTAACTGAAGACGAAAGCAACCATAG GTGGCTATTTGTTACTGAAGATGACATCAAGGGACTGCCCTGCTTTCAG AATGAAGCATTAATCGCAATAAAAGGACCTCGTGGTACTACAGTTGAAGTTCCAGATCCTGACGAG GCTGGTGATTATCTCCAACGGAGATATAGAATATTATTAAGGAGTACAATGGGCCCAATAGATATTTACTTGGTTAG TCAATATAAGAAAATGGAGGAGCTAGGTGAAACTGCAACACCTCCAAGGCATGCAAGTGTTGTAGAGCCTCCCTCCATAGCAACAGAAGCTGGACATAGCAGCAAGCAGACCATGCCGTTGAATGTTCAGCAGGATATCCAGGAAACTCCGGAGCTTAATGCTTCACGTGCTTTTGGAAGGATGAAGAAGATTACTCCTTCAGATGTTGAT GGTGGCAGAACTCATGATCATGTCATTGAGCTAAAAACAGCATCCCAATTCAcacatttgaaaattttgatgcTGCACTAG
- the LOC4335808 gene encoding transcription factor E2FA isoform X4: MSSGGGRPPAAQHIVRSVRQRFVPLPPPLARAPFAAAPGDYHRFAAASRGGEIEEGIVIRRTPLKRKTPCGESEAAESSERMMTSPGFTEGVGSPLMTPVSGKTSRTTKSMAKFNKAGPQTPISNAGSPGNPSTPASSRYDNSLGLLTRKFINLLKQTQDGILDLNDAAKILDVWVRKRRIYDITNVLEGTGLIEKKLKNRIRWRGSDDSGTNLDSDISCLKTEVENLYIQEQALDRSISEIREKMEELTEDESNHRWLFVTEDDIKGLPCFQNEALIAIKGPRGTTVEVPDPDEAGDYLQRRYRILLRSTMGPIDIYLVSQYKKMEELGETATPPRHASVVEPPSIATEAGHSSKQTMPLNVQQDIQETPELNASRAFGRMKKITPSDVDTDADYWLLTDDDISITHMWTTA; encoded by the exons ATGTCGTCGGGAGGAGGCCGTCCGCCGGCGGCGCAGCACATCGTGCGGTCGGTGCGGCAGCGGTtcgtgccgctgccgccgccgctggcgcggGCGCCCTTCGCGGCGGCCCCCGGCGATTACCACCGCTTCGCGGCGGCGTCCCGGGGCGGCGAGATCGAGGAGGGGATTGTCATCAGGAGGACACCC CTGAAAAGAAAAACTCCATGTGGAGAAAGTGAGGCTGCTGAGTCAAGTGAACGTATGATGACTAGCCCTGGGTTTACTGAAGGAGTTGGCAGCCCACTTATGACCCCAGTTTCTGGAAAAACTTCTAGGACAACCAAATCAATGGCTAAATTCAATAAAGCTGGACCTCAGACGCCTATATCCAATGCTG GTTCACCTGGAAATCCATCCACTCCTGCCAGTTCTCGCTATGACAATTCATTAG GACTATTGACCAGAAAATTCATTAATTTGCTCAAGCAGACTCAAGATGGCATTCTAGATTTGAATGATGCTGCAAAGATATTAGATGTATGG GTTCGGAAACGGCGCATATATGACATAACAAATGTACTGGAAGGAACAGGTTTGATAGAAAAGAAGCTTAAGAACAGAATCCGTTGGAG GGGTTCGGATGACTCAGGAACTAACCTTGATAGTGATATTTCATGTCTCAAG ACCGAAGTTGAAAACCTTTACATCCAGGAGCAAGCTTTAGATAGAAGTATAAG TGAAATACGGGAAAAGATGGAGGAGTTAACTGAAGACGAAAGCAACCATAG GTGGCTATTTGTTACTGAAGATGACATCAAGGGACTGCCCTGCTTTCAG AATGAAGCATTAATCGCAATAAAAGGACCTCGTGGTACTACAGTTGAAGTTCCAGATCCTGACGAG GCTGGTGATTATCTCCAACGGAGATATAGAATATTATTAAGGAGTACAATGGGCCCAATAGATATTTACTTGGTTAG TCAATATAAGAAAATGGAGGAGCTAGGTGAAACTGCAACACCTCCAAGGCATGCAAGTGTTGTAGAGCCTCCCTCCATAGCAACAGAAGCTGGACATAGCAGCAAGCAGACCATGCCGTTGAATGTTCAGCAGGATATCCAGGAAACTCCGGAGCTTAATGCTTCACGTGCTTTTGGAAGGATGAAGAAGATTACTCCTTCAGATGTTGAT
- the LOC4335811 gene encoding NDR1/HIN1-like protein 12 gives MGKDKHHRDWILRRCCGSIAACILTLAVLVGFIVLVIYLAIHPSKPSFYLQDVQLRNIDLSDPAISLNLQVTIASRNPNDRVGVYYKTLHVFTTYREEPITVPVELPAIYQGHKDVSVWSPVMSGESVPVGQYVADAMRQDIAAGYVLLHVKVDGRVKWKVGSWVSGGYHLFVTCPALLAASGGNVGGAFAMSATAGGGAGGNATVSLKFAQAADCTVDV, from the exons atggGCAAGGACAAGCACCACCGCGACTGGATCCTCCGGCGGTGCTGCGGCTCCATCGCCGCCTGCATCCTCAcgctcgccgtcctcgtcggcTTCATCGTGCTCGTCATCTACCTCGCGATTCACCCCTCCAAGCCTTCTTTCTACCTCCAGGACGTCCAGCTCCGCAACATCGACCTCTCCGACCCTGCCATCTCCCTCAACCTCCAG GTGACGATCGCGTCGAGGAACCCGAACGACAGGGTGGGGGTGTACTACAAGACGCTGCACGTGTTCACGACGTACAGGGAGGAGCCGATCACGGTGCCGGTGGAGCTGCCGGCGATCTACCAGGGGCACAAGGACGTGTCGGTGTGGTCGCCGGTGATGTCCGGCGAGTCGGTGCCCGTGGGGCAGTACGTGGCGGACGCCATGAGGCAGGACATCGCGGCGGGCTACGTGCTGCTGCACGTCAAGGTGGACGGCCGCGTCAAGTGGAAGGTCGGCAGCTGGGTCTCCGGCGGCTACCACCTCTTCGTCACGTGCCCGGCCCTGCTCGCCGCCAGCGGCGGCAACGTCGGCGGCGCCTTCGCCATGAGCgccacggcgggcggcggcgccggcggcaacgCCACCGTCTCGCTCAAGTTCGCGCAGGCGGCGGACTGCACCGTCGACGTGTGA
- the LOC4335812 gene encoding digalactosyldiacylglycerol synthase 1, chloroplastic has product MGGERPPPISGGGAFAFISKGWREVRDSASADLRQMRARADRELEHLLASASALAGPPLPPVAAGAPIAEVEFVRKRIQPKIMELRRQYSSTVRDAGWAPKAAGASLRVDLSGITAIRNAIVAEGGGGGGGGGRWGLVRWKGHADDEGRKEWEVVRMIRSGLKEFERRSLSSEVFGGFRGRGEFVEKFKLSLKSLNKESQESKEVLPLDLTEILAYLVRQSGPFLDQLGIRRDLCDKIVETLYSKHNGRLIYHSLSADRSLIGNENMTDELDLRIARVLESTGHHTEESFWKDHAKYKLSDNRRHVAIVTTASLPWMTGTAINPLFRAAYLARSTKQKVTLVVPWLCKSDQELVYPNNITFSSPEEQENYIRNWLQERLGFEANFKISFYPGKFSKERRSIIPAGDTSQFISSSEADIAILEEPEHLNWYHHGKRWTDKFKHVIGVVHTNYLEYIKREKNGALQAFLVKHINNWVTRAYCHKVLRLSAATQDLPRSVVCNVHGVNPKFLKVGEKIAADKEHGQQSFTKGAYFLGKMVWAKGYRELIDLLSKHKSDLEGFNVDVYGNGEDSQAVQMAARKLNLSLNFFKGRDHADSSLHGYKVFINPSVSDVLCTATAEALAMGKFVICADHPSNEFFKSFPNCLTYKTSEEFVARVKEAMASEPSPLTPEQRYSLSWEAATERFMEYSELDKVLNNKIGYSGQDGKRSKVRKIPLLPRLSEVVDGGLAFAHHCLTGNEILRLATGAIPGTRDYDKQQCMDLNLLPPQVQHPVYGW; this is encoded by the exons ATGGGCGGAGAGAGGCCGCCGCcgatcagcggcggcggcgccttcgCGTTCATCTCCAAGGGGTGGCGCGAGGTGCGGGACTCGGCGAGTGCCGACCTGAGGCAGATGCGGGCGCGCGCCGACCGGGAGCTGGAGCACCTCctcgcgtcggcgtcggcgctcgcgggcccgccgctgccgccggtcgCGGCGGGGGCGCCCATCGCGGAGGTGGAGTTCGTGCGGAAGCGGATCCAGCCCAAGATCATGGAGCTGCGGAGGCAGTACTCGTCGACGGTGCGCGACGCGGGGTGGGCCCCCAAGGCCGCCGGGGCCAGCCTCCGCGTCGACCTCTCGGGGATTACGGCGATCCGCAACGCCATTGTGGCcgaggggggcggcggcggcggcggcggcgggaggtgggggctCGTGCGGTGGAAGGGCCACGCGGACGACGAGGGGAGGAAGGAGTGGGAGGTGGTGAGGATGATACGCAGCGGGCTGAAGGAGTTCGAGCGCCGGAGCTTGTCGAGTGAGGTGTTTGGTGGATTTCGTGGCCGCGGCGAGTTCGTGGAGAAATTCAAGTTGAGCTTG AAATCTCTGAACAAAGAGTCACAAGAATCCAAG GAGGTTCTCCCACTGGATCTTACTGAAATTCTGGCATATCTTGTGCGGCAATCTGGACCATTTCTGGACCAACTTGGTATTAGAAGAG ATTTATGTGACAAAATTGTGGAGACATTGTACAGTAAACACAATGGCCGGCTCATTTATCATTCTCTTTCAGCTGATAGATCTTTAATTGGAAATGAGAACATGACTGATGAGCTTGATCTGAGAATAGCAAGGGTGCTAGAAAGTACTGGGCATCACACAGAGGAAAGTTTTTGGAAGGATCATGCAAAGTACAAGCTCTCGGACAACCGGCGGCATGTTGCAATTGTCACAACAGCAAGTCTTCCATGGATGACTGGGACAGCAATCAATCCATTATTCCGTGCTGCGTATCTAGCAAGAAGTACAAAACAGAAGGTGACACTGGTGGTTCCTTGGCTCTGTAAGTCAGATCAAGAGCTAGTTTACCCCAATAATATCACCTTCAGTTCACCAGAAGAACAAGAAAATTACATAAGGAACTGGCTACAGGAAAGACTTGGCTTTGAAGCAAATTTTAAGATATCATTTTATCCTGGCAAG TTTTCGAAGGAGCGACGTAGTATTATTCCTGCTGGAGATACTTCACAATTCATTTCCTCGAGTGAAGCTGATATAGCAATTTTGGAAGAACCAGAGCATCTCAACTGGTATCATCATGGAAAGCGTTGGACCGACAAGTTTAAACATGTCATTGGTGTAGTTCACACAAATTACCTAGAGTATAtcaagagagagaagaatggagCTCTTCAAGCTTTCCTTGTTAAGCATATCAACAACTGGGTGACTAGAGCATACTGTCATAAG GTTTTACGTCTTTCTGCAGCAACTCAAGATCTACCTAGGTCTGTTGTCTGCAACGTTCATGGTGTAAATCCAAAGTTCCTCAAGGTTGGTGAAAAAATAGCAGCTGATAAGGAGCATGGGCAGCAGAGCTTTACAAAGGGAGCATATTTCCTTGGGAAGATGGTTTGGGCTAAAGGATATAGAGAACTTATAGATTTGTTATCCAAACACAAAAGTGACTTGGAGGGCTTTAATGTAGATGTATATGGGAATGGTGAGGACTCACAAGCAGTGCAGATGGCTGCTAGGAAATTGAATTTGAGCCTCAATTTTTTCAAAGGAAGGGACCATGCAGATTCTTCGCTTCATGG GTATAAGGTTTTCATTAATCCAAGTGTCAGTGATGTTCTATGCACAGCGACAGCTGAGGCTCTTGCAATGGGGAAATTTGTTATCTGTGCAGATCATCCATCAAACGAATTTTTCAAGTCATTCCCCAACTGCTTAACATACAAAACTTCCGAAGAATTTGTTGCCCGAGTGAAAGAGGCCATGGCTAGTGAACCTTCACCTTTGACCCCTGAGCAAAGGTACAGTTTGTCATGGGAGGCAGCAACTGAAAGATTCATGGAGTACTCAGAGCTTGACAAAGTTCTGAATAACAAAATTGGTTATTCTGGACAAGATGGGAAGAGAAGTAAAGTGAGAAAGATACCTTTACTTCCTAGACTTTCAGAAGTTGTGGATGGGGGACTGGCCTTTGCTCATCACTGCTTAACTGGCAATGAGATCCTCAGATTGGCGACAGGAGCAATTCCCGGTACACGTGACTATGATAAACAGCAATGCATGGATTTGAATTTATTGCCTCCCCAAGTTCAACACCCTGTATATGGCTGGTGA
- the LOC4335810 gene encoding protein SMAX1-LIKE 3 → MRAGGCTVQQALTAEAAAVVKQAVTLARRRGNAQVTPLHVASAMLAPPGGLLRAACLRSHSHPLQCKALELCFNVALNRLPASAAVASSPLLGGHGHGHHGHYYPPSLSNALVAAFKRAQAHQRRGSVETQQQPVLAVKIELEQLVVSILDDPSVSRVMREAGFSSTQVKANVEQACSTTTATSAPPNQNPNPSCTGAAATATATTSPAHPPEIKAKLPLLDMLARDEDIAAVLDCLAPAAAGGRGGGGSRRRVVVVAESTAAAEATARAAVDRVRRGEAKQHDALRGAQVVSLRVSSFRDMPREEAERRLAELRCLVKSRGARVLLVVEDLKWAADFWAAAHAGARRVGSGGGGGYYCSVEHVVTEVRALASCDGGIWLVGFGTYQTYMKCRAGHPSLESMWGLQTLAVPAGSLALSLTCAFDDSALGAVNQSMKASPHTTDGNRPAPSCGPLLGGSHLLSRCCGGDCSAATTTHEHDTKASLPRSFVSSSSLPSWLQHCRDQQLQESTHFADLGKTWGSICGKPSQRMTLHFSAPVSPASSISSYEHGHGHQQQQHQPHHSWLLADLDAKHPWKPKREDDDDEKAKSHDDCSGASNGSVEVECRSRFKELNAENLKLLCAALEKEVPWQKEIVPEVASAVLQCRSGIAKRRDRSRSTEAKEETWLFFLGGDGHGKERVARELAGLVFGSRKSFLSVKLGASSSSPSASGSTEDHHRSKRPRTTTTSSASEAYLERLYDAVSENPHRVILIEDVEQGDHRWQVGVKEAIDRGVLRSQAGDEVGVGDAIIILSCESFEARSRAGSPLMNKKMKVEKEEANTSDHDHKLEIESGAPSSCFDLNLDMESDQAADELSSGDVCLLTAVDRVLLFRRQDEM, encoded by the exons ATGAGGGCCGGGGGGTGCACGGTGCagcaggcgctgacggcggaggcggccgccgtGGTGAAGCAGGCGGTGACCCTTGCGCGGCGGAGGGGCAACGCGCAGGTGACGCCGCTGCACGTGGCGAGCGCGATGCTGGCGCCGCCGGGGGGGCTCCTCCGCGCGGCGTGCCTCCGGTCGCACTCCCACCCGCTGCAGTGCAAGGCCCTGGAGCTCTGCTTCAACGTGGCGCTCAACCGCctcccggcctccgccgccgtcgcctcgtcgCCGCTGCTCGGCGGCCACGGGCACGGCCACCACGGCCACTACTACCCGCCGTCGCTCTCCAACGCGCTCGTCGCGGCGTTCAAGCGGGCGCAGGCGCACCAGCGGCGCGGGTCCGTGGAGACCCAGCAGCagccggtgctcgccgtgaaGATCGAGCTGGAGCAGCTCGTCGTCTCCATCCTCGACGACCCCAGCGTCAGCCGCGTCATGCGGGAGGCCGGCTTCTCCAGCACCCAGGTCAAGGCCAACGTGGAGCAGGCGTGCAGCACCACCACGGCCACCAGCGCGCCACCgaaccaaaaccctaaccctagctgcACCGGCGCcgcagccaccgccaccgccaccaccagccCGGCTCATCCTCCGGAGATCAAAGCCAAACTGCCACTGCTCGACATGCTGGCGCGCGACGAGGACATCGCCGCGGTGCTCGACTGCCTTGCCCCGGCAGCGGCTggcggccggggcggcggcggcagcaggaggagggtcgtcgtcgtcgccgagagcacggccgccgcggaggccacggcgcgcgccgccgtggaCAGGGTCAGGAGAGGGGAGGCGAAGCAGCACGACGCGCTGCGTGGCGCGCAGGTGGTCAGCCTCCGCGTGTCGTCGTTCCGCGACAtgccgagggaggaggcggagcggcggctcgCCGAGCTCCGGTGCCTCGTGAAGAGCCGCGGCGCGCGGGTGCTCCTCGTCGTCGAGGACCTCAAGTGGGCGGCCGACTTCTGGGCCGCCGCGCACGCCGGCGCCAGGAgggtcggcagcggcggcggcggcggctactacTGCTCTGTCGAGCACGTCGTCACCGAGGTGCGCGCCCTGGCGTCGTGCGACGGCGGCATCTGGCTCGTCGGGTTCGGGACGTACCAGACGTACATGAAGTGCAGGGCGGGGCATCCGTCGCTGGAGAGCATGTGGGGGCTCCAGACGCTCGCCGTCCCCGCCGGCAGCCTCGCGCTGAGCCTCACCTGCGCCTTCGACGACAG CGCGCTGGGCGCAGTCAATCAGTCCATGAAAGCGAGCCCTCACACCACCGATGGGAACCGCCCGGCGCCGTCTTGCGGGCCGCTTTTGGGCggcagccacctcctctccagatgctgcggcggcgactgctccgccgcgacgacgacgcacGAGCACGACACCAAGGCGTCGTTGCCCCGCTCCTTCGTGTCGTCGTCGAGCCTCCCTTCTTGGCTCCAGCATTGCCGCGACCAGCAGCTGCAG GAGTCGACACATTTCGCGGATCTTGGCAAGACATGGGGATCCATCTGCGGCAAGCCGTCTCAGCGGATGACGCTGCATTTCTCGGCGCCGGTGTCGCCGGcgtcctccatctcctcctacgagcacggccacggccaccagcagcagcagcaccagcctCACCACTCGTGGCTTCTCGCCGACCTCGACGCCAAGCACCCATGGAAGCCCAagcgcgaggacgacgacgacgagaaggcCAAGTCGCACGACGACTGCTCCGGCGCCTCCAATGGCTCGGTGGAGGTGGAGTGCCGTTCCAGGTTCAAGGAGCTCAACGCCGAGAACCTGAAGCTCCTGTGCGCCGCGCTGGAGAAGGAGGTGCCGTGGCAGAAGGAGATCGTCCCGGAGGTGGCGAGCGCCGTCCTCCAGTGCAGGTCCGGGATCGCCAAGCGGCGGGACAGGTCGAGGTCGACGGAGGCGAAGGAGGAGACGTGGCTCTTCTTCCTCGGAGGCGACGGGCACGGCAAGGAGAGGGTGGCgagggagctcgccggcctcgtctTCGGGTCACGCAAGAGCTTCCTCTCCGTCAAGctcggcgcctcctcctcctcgccgtccgcGTCGGGCTCCACCGAGGATCACCACCGGAGCAAGCGgccgcggacgacgacgacgtcgtcggcgaGCGAGGCCTACCTCGAGCGGCTCTACGACGCCGTCTCGGAGAACCCGCACCGCGTCATCCTCATCGAGGACGTCGAGCAGGGCGACCATCGCTGGCAGGTGGGCGTCAAGGAGGCCATCGACAGAGGGGTTCTCCGGAGccaggccggcgacgaggtcggcgTGGGCGACGCCATCATCATCCTGAGCTGCGAGAGCTTCGAGGCGAGGTCTAGAGCTGGCTCGCCGCTGATGAACAAGAAGATGAAGGTGGAGAAAGAGGAAGCCAACACAAGTGATCATGATCACAAATTAGAAATCGAATCAGGCGCCCCCTCTTCTTGCTTCGATTTGAACCTTGACATGGAGAGCGATCAAGCAGCAGATGAGCTCAGCTCCGGTGATGTCTGTCTGCTCACGGCGGTCGACCGGGTGCTGCTCTTCAGAAGGCAGGATGAAATGTAA